From Bosea sp. NBC_00550, the proteins below share one genomic window:
- a CDS encoding biotin--[acetyl-CoA-carboxylase] ligase, which translates to MLGEAARAAGYRLIIRDEVGSTMEEARRALDQGEPGKLWIVARSQNAGRGRHGRQWGSPPGNLYASLLLTDPCEPALAPQLGFVVGLALHDAAAKLLGPAASGLKLKWPNDLLLDRAKTSGLLLEGESRAGRLNVIVGCGVNIASCPSETPYPATFLKALAPQASVETVLTGLSDAFAQRFAVWSQPGGFGPIRAAWLERAAFLGETITIRLPEGPLAGRFNSLDASGRLELETETGRRIIDAGDLFFGAP; encoded by the coding sequence ATGCTCGGTGAAGCGGCTCGCGCTGCCGGCTACCGGCTGATCATCCGCGACGAGGTCGGCTCCACCATGGAGGAGGCCCGTCGCGCGCTCGATCAGGGCGAGCCGGGCAAGCTCTGGATCGTCGCCCGCAGCCAGAATGCGGGTAGGGGCCGTCATGGCCGGCAATGGGGATCACCGCCCGGCAATCTCTACGCCAGCCTTCTGCTGACCGACCCCTGCGAGCCGGCGCTGGCGCCGCAACTCGGCTTCGTGGTGGGCTTGGCCCTGCACGATGCCGCCGCGAAGCTGCTCGGCCCGGCCGCCTCCGGATTGAAGCTCAAATGGCCGAACGACCTGCTGCTCGACCGCGCCAAGACGTCAGGCCTGCTGCTGGAGGGCGAGAGCCGGGCAGGGCGGCTCAACGTCATCGTCGGCTGCGGCGTCAATATCGCCTCCTGCCCGTCGGAGACGCCCTATCCGGCGACCTTCCTCAAGGCGTTGGCGCCACAGGCCAGTGTCGAGACCGTGCTGACGGGCCTCAGTGACGCTTTCGCCCAGCGCTTTGCCGTCTGGTCCCAGCCGGGCGGCTTCGGCCCGATCCGCGCCGCCTGGCTCGAACGCGCCGCCTTCCTCGGCGAGACCATCACCATCCGCCTGCCGGAAGGCCCTCTCGCAGGCCGCTTCAACAGCCTCGACGCCTCCGGACGCCTCGAACTCGAAACCGAGACCGGCCGCCGCATCATCGATGCGGGCGATCTGTTCTTCGGGGCGCCTTGA
- the nuoN gene encoding NADH-quinone oxidoreductase subunit NuoN, whose translation MALPALGPALPEIILAIGAIVMVLVGAIQGERSTRLLEGLALLLLAVALALVVSGTGKMLTFNDGFIADGFGRFMKVLTLLGAGAAILLSADTLRRQGTMRFEFPILVVLSTIGMMMMISANDLISLYVGLELQSLALYVVAAFDRDNAKSTEAGLKYFVLGALSSGMLLYGGSLVYGFTGTVTFPGIAAATQGGHAGIGLIFGIVFIAAGLAFKISAVPFHMWTPDVYEGAPTPVAAFFASAPKMAAMAMVIRVFIGAFPGAINDWRQIIVFISIASMALGAFAAIGQRNIKRLLAYSSIANMGYALVGLAAGTAEGVQGVMTYMAIYLATTLAAFACVLMMRRDGKLVEDISELAGLSRTNGWMAFAMSMMMFSLAGIPPLAGFWAKWYVFLAAINAKLYVLAVVGVLTSVVGAYYYLRLVKVMYFDDPKPAFEKADLGVRTVLLVSAVFVLALSFLPAPLFDTAAAAAKSLF comes from the coding sequence ATGGCTCTGCCCGCTCTCGGCCCGGCCCTGCCGGAAATCATCCTCGCCATCGGCGCCATCGTAATGGTGCTGGTCGGCGCGATCCAGGGCGAGCGCTCCACGCGCCTGCTGGAGGGCCTCGCGCTGCTGCTGCTGGCGGTCGCGCTGGCGCTGGTCGTCTCAGGCACCGGCAAGATGCTGACCTTCAACGACGGCTTCATCGCCGACGGCTTCGGCCGCTTCATGAAGGTGCTGACGCTGCTCGGCGCCGGCGCCGCCATCCTGCTCTCGGCCGATACGCTGCGGCGCCAAGGCACGATGCGCTTCGAATTCCCGATCCTCGTCGTGCTCTCGACCATCGGCATGATGATGATGATCTCGGCGAACGATCTCATCAGCCTCTATGTCGGCCTCGAGCTGCAGTCTCTGGCGCTCTATGTGGTCGCCGCCTTCGACCGCGACAACGCGAAGTCCACCGAGGCCGGCCTGAAGTATTTCGTGCTCGGGGCGCTGTCCTCCGGCATGCTGCTCTATGGCGGCTCGCTGGTCTACGGCTTCACCGGCACCGTCACCTTCCCGGGCATCGCGGCCGCGACCCAGGGCGGCCATGCCGGCATCGGCCTGATCTTCGGAATCGTCTTCATCGCCGCCGGCCTTGCCTTCAAGATCTCGGCCGTGCCGTTCCACATGTGGACGCCGGACGTCTATGAGGGCGCGCCGACCCCGGTCGCCGCCTTCTTCGCCTCGGCGCCCAAGATGGCCGCCATGGCGATGGTGATCCGCGTCTTCATCGGCGCTTTCCCGGGCGCGATCAACGATTGGCGCCAGATCATCGTCTTCATCTCGATCGCCTCGATGGCTCTCGGCGCCTTCGCCGCGATCGGCCAGCGCAACATCAAGCGCCTGCTCGCCTACTCCTCGATCGCCAACATGGGCTATGCGCTGGTCGGGCTCGCCGCCGGCACGGCCGAGGGCGTGCAGGGCGTGATGACCTATATGGCGATCTATCTCGCCACGACGCTCGCCGCCTTCGCCTGCGTGCTGATGATGCGCCGCGACGGCAAGCTGGTCGAGGACATCTCGGAACTCGCCGGCCTGTCCCGCACCAATGGCTGGATGGCGTTTGCGATGTCGATGATGATGTTTTCGCTCGCCGGTATCCCGCCGCTCGCCGGCTTCTGGGCGAAGTGGTACGTCTTCTTGGCCGCGATCAATGCCAAGCTCTATGTGCTCGCCGTCGTCGGCGTGCTCACCAGCGTCGTCGGTGCCTACTATTACCTGCGCCTGGTGAAGGTGATGTATTTCGACGATCCGAAGCCGGCCTTCGAGAAGGCGGATCTCGGCGTGCGCACCGTGCTGCTGGTCTCGGCCGTCTTCGTGCTGGCGCTCTCGTTCCTGCCGGCGCCGCTCTTCGATACGGCGGCTGCGGCGGCGAAGTCGCTGTTTTGA